Proteins encoded by one window of Chryseobacterium sp. POL2:
- the hutI gene encoding imidazolonepropionase, whose protein sequence is MKLIGPFKQIVTLNKMPLRGKIQDEALEILEDAAVVVNHDKIVDLGSFDDLSIKYKDIATQKIEGTQVLLPAFVDAHTHICFGGNRANDFAMRNAGKTYLEIAEAGGGIWSSVQHTRDASENALLELTLERINYLLSLGITTIEIKSGYGLNVDEELKMLRIIKKAQAKTKATLVPTCLAAHLKPKDFVGDNKAYLDYILNEILPRVKEENLAKRVDVFIEKSAFQPEESKEFLEKAKTMGFLLTVHADQFTPGSSRVAVEVGAQSADHLEATADEDIDFLAKSNTVAIALPGASIGLGDRFAPARKLLDAGAIFAIASDWNPGSAPMGNLITQASILATFQKLTSAEVLAALTYRAAYALGFEDRGQIAIGKRADFVSFETDNFQNVLYYQGRLTAKHTFINAEIV, encoded by the coding sequence ATGAAATTAATAGGACCATTTAAACAAATTGTCACTTTAAATAAAATGCCTCTTAGAGGAAAAATCCAGGATGAGGCTTTAGAAATTCTTGAAGATGCAGCCGTTGTTGTAAATCATGACAAGATTGTTGATCTTGGAAGTTTTGATGATTTAAGCATAAAGTATAAAGACATCGCTACCCAAAAAATTGAAGGCACACAAGTTTTGTTGCCAGCTTTTGTAGATGCACATACACATATCTGTTTTGGGGGGAACAGAGCCAACGACTTTGCTATGAGAAATGCAGGCAAGACTTATCTTGAAATAGCAGAAGCGGGAGGGGGCATTTGGAGTAGTGTACAACATACAAGAGATGCTTCGGAAAACGCGTTGTTGGAGTTGACATTGGAGCGGATTAATTACCTCTTAAGCCTTGGTATCACTACGATTGAGATTAAAAGTGGCTATGGGCTTAATGTTGATGAAGAATTAAAAATGCTTAGAATTATTAAAAAAGCTCAAGCTAAAACCAAAGCTACTTTAGTCCCTACTTGTCTAGCAGCACATCTTAAACCGAAAGATTTCGTTGGAGATAATAAGGCTTATCTTGATTATATTTTAAATGAAATTCTACCGAGAGTTAAAGAAGAAAATTTAGCCAAACGCGTAGATGTTTTTATTGAGAAATCAGCATTTCAACCAGAGGAATCTAAAGAGTTTTTAGAAAAAGCAAAAACAATGGGCTTTTTGTTAACAGTTCATGCTGATCAGTTTACGCCAGGAAGTTCTCGTGTCGCAGTAGAGGTTGGTGCGCAATCCGCAGATCATCTAGAAGCTACAGCAGATGAAGACATAGACTTCCTTGCAAAATCAAATACTGTTGCCATTGCACTTCCAGGGGCAAGCATTGGCTTGGGGGATCGTTTTGCGCCAGCAAGAAAACTACTAGATGCGGGAGCCATTTTTGCAATTGCCAGCGATTGGAATCCGGGATCTGCGCCAATGGGGAATTTGATAACACAAGCTTCAATTTTAGCAACTTTCCAGAAATTAACAAGTGCAGAAGTCTTGGCAGCTTTGACTTATCGTGCCGCTTACGCACTAGGTTTTGAAGATCGTGGCCAAATTGCCATTGGCAAAAGAGCTGACTTTGTAAGTTTCGAAACGGATAATTTCCAGAATGTTTTGTATTATCAAGGTCGATTGACAGCAAAACACACTTTTATAAATGCAGAAATAGTTTAA
- a CDS encoding hydrogen peroxide-inducible genes activator translates to MNIQQLEYLIAVDKYKHFGKAAQACFITQPTLSAMIQKFEEELDLKIFDRTTHPIRTTDAGSVIIDQAKEIVDAVNELRNKAHQLNNILAGKINIGIIPTVAGYILPNEIFSFISKNQQIDLNIKEMTTDNIIKALKSGELDAGIISTPYDAANEFYHDFLFNEELMLYISDEDCQKKEERFVVPEEIDVNKVWLLEEGNCLRTQFENICHLKENKLKPKNLDFAASNVSTLIQMVDKLGGISIIPEMGVDQLAPEQKCKVSRFRKPFPYREVSLIYYKPTYKQRIIDELIVQIKTSIEKKLNFYKAPNDYNNVKPQ, encoded by the coding sequence GTGAACATTCAACAACTCGAATATCTTATTGCTGTCGATAAGTATAAACATTTTGGAAAAGCTGCACAAGCTTGTTTCATTACACAACCTACGCTGAGTGCAATGATTCAGAAATTTGAGGAGGAACTTGACCTTAAAATTTTTGACCGTACAACCCATCCGATACGTACAACAGATGCAGGAAGTGTTATTATTGATCAAGCTAAAGAAATTGTTGACGCTGTCAACGAATTAAGAAATAAAGCGCATCAACTCAACAATATTTTAGCTGGGAAAATTAATATCGGGATAATACCAACTGTTGCTGGGTATATTCTTCCAAACGAAATTTTTAGTTTTATATCCAAAAATCAACAAATTGATTTAAATATCAAAGAAATGACGACGGACAATATCATAAAAGCTTTGAAATCGGGAGAGCTTGACGCTGGCATTATCTCCACACCTTATGATGCTGCCAATGAATTTTATCACGACTTCCTATTTAATGAAGAACTAATGCTTTATATTTCTGATGAAGATTGCCAAAAGAAGGAAGAGCGTTTTGTTGTCCCAGAAGAAATCGATGTTAACAAAGTGTGGTTGCTAGAAGAAGGCAACTGTCTGAGAACGCAATTTGAAAACATTTGCCATCTTAAAGAGAACAAATTAAAGCCTAAAAATTTGGATTTTGCAGCTTCTAATGTTTCAACTTTAATCCAAATGGTTGATAAGTTAGGCGGTATCAGTATTATTCCAGAAATGGGTGTTGACCAACTAGCACCAGAACAAAAATGCAAGGTTTCCCGTTTTAGAAAACCCTTCCCTTATCGTGAAGTTAGTTTAATTTATTATAAACCGACTTACAAACAGAGAATTATTGATGAACTTATCGTACAAATAAAAACATCGATAGAAAAAAAACTTAATTTTTATAAAGCTCCCAACGATTATAACAATGTAAAACCTCAGTAA
- the hutG gene encoding formimidoylglutamase — MNFDWQGRYDGDEALYQRIFQKVKSGTQFSDIKEGDFALQGFAVDEGVKRNKGRVGASKAPDVIRKNMANFPVVQADFNLLDFGNLECLDGNLELAQDNFAENVSDILKSGGKSIGLGGGHEITFAHYSGMRKAFPDAKIGIINFDAHFDNREPENGLATSGTGFWQIAQEGVLNSLHIGIQRNSNTLKLFDTAHQLGMNYILAEELFFENLPRLYIEVNRFLESIDVLYVTICMDVFNVAIAPGVSAAAYNGIFADPAFMSLYRHILASQKLKALDVAEVNPEFDIQERTARLAACLVNEVFMV, encoded by the coding sequence ATGAATTTTGATTGGCAAGGACGTTACGATGGCGATGAGGCTTTGTACCAGAGAATTTTTCAAAAAGTTAAAAGTGGGACACAATTTTCTGATATTAAAGAAGGGGATTTTGCTTTACAAGGTTTTGCTGTTGACGAAGGTGTAAAGCGTAACAAAGGTAGAGTTGGCGCTTCGAAAGCGCCCGATGTTATTAGAAAAAATATGGCAAATTTTCCTGTTGTACAAGCCGATTTTAACTTGTTGGATTTTGGGAATTTAGAATGTCTAGATGGGAATTTAGAATTGGCACAAGATAATTTTGCGGAAAATGTTTCTGATATTTTAAAATCTGGTGGAAAGTCAATTGGATTGGGCGGTGGACACGAAATTACTTTTGCGCATTATTCTGGCATGAGAAAGGCTTTTCCTGATGCCAAAATTGGTATTATAAATTTTGATGCTCATTTTGATAATAGAGAACCTGAAAATGGATTAGCAACTTCCGGGACTGGATTTTGGCAAATTGCTCAAGAAGGAGTGCTTAATAGTTTGCATATTGGGATACAAAGGAATAGCAATACGTTAAAACTTTTTGATACCGCACACCAACTCGGAATGAATTATATCTTGGCAGAAGAATTGTTTTTTGAAAACCTTCCAAGACTTTATATCGAGGTTAATCGGTTTTTAGAAAGTATAGATGTCTTGTATGTTACGATTTGTATGGATGTTTTTAATGTGGCGATTGCGCCAGGCGTGAGCGCTGCGGCTTATAACGGTATTTTTGCTGATCCTGCTTTTATGAGTTTGTATCGTCATATTTTGGCGAGTCAAAAATTGAAAGCTTTGGATGTTGCAGAGGTGAATCCTGAATTTGATATTCAGGAGCGTACCGCGAGATTGGCTGCTTGTCTTGTTAATGAAGTGTTTATGGTATAA
- the metK gene encoding methionine adenosyltransferase, which translates to MPYLFTSESVSEGHPDKVADQISDALIDNFLANDKDSKVACETLVTTGQVVLAGEVKSKAYLDVQSIARDIINRIGYTKSEYMFNGDSCGVISAIHEQSSDINQGVDRAVSAGDFDSKANAQGAGDQGMMFGYATNETENYMPLALDLAHQILKELAVLRRENDAIKYLRPDAKSQVTIEYSDDHKPIRIDSIVVSTQHDDFGSEEAMLAKIKKDIIEILIPKVRETQKPEIQALFNDKIKYHINPTGKFVIGGPHGDTGLTGRKIIVDTYGGKGAHGGGAFSGKDPSKVDRSAAYATRHIAKNLVAAGVADEVLVQVSYAIGVAEPCGLYINTYGTSKVNLHDGEIANRVSKLFDLRPYAIEQNLKLRNPIYQETAAYGHMGREHYIGSKTFKKSDGSTKTIDNLEFFTWEKLDRVDDIKKEFGL; encoded by the coding sequence ATGCCATATTTATTTACATCCGAATCCGTTTCGGAAGGACATCCTGACAAAGTTGCAGATCAAATTTCTGACGCCCTAATAGACAATTTTTTAGCTAATGACAAAGACTCTAAAGTAGCTTGCGAAACACTAGTAACAACCGGTCAAGTCGTGTTAGCTGGTGAAGTTAAATCTAAAGCTTATCTTGATGTACAATCTATTGCTAGAGATATTATCAACCGTATTGGTTATACGAAAAGCGAATACATGTTCAATGGAGACTCTTGTGGAGTTATCTCTGCAATCCACGAACAATCTTCTGATATTAACCAAGGTGTCGATCGCGCCGTTTCAGCAGGCGATTTTGATTCTAAAGCCAATGCACAAGGCGCTGGCGACCAAGGTATGATGTTTGGTTACGCGACTAACGAGACCGAAAACTACATGCCTTTGGCTCTAGATCTAGCGCATCAAATCCTTAAAGAACTTGCAGTTCTCAGAAGAGAAAATGATGCGATCAAATATCTAAGACCCGACGCAAAAAGCCAAGTCACTATTGAATATTCTGATGACCACAAACCTATTAGAATTGACAGTATTGTTGTATCGACACAACACGATGATTTCGGGTCAGAAGAAGCAATGCTTGCCAAAATCAAAAAAGACATCATCGAAATTTTGATTCCAAAGGTTCGAGAAACTCAAAAACCAGAAATTCAGGCTTTATTTAATGATAAAATCAAATACCACATCAACCCAACTGGGAAATTTGTAATTGGTGGACCACATGGTGATACAGGTCTTACAGGAAGAAAAATTATCGTGGACACTTATGGGGGAAAAGGTGCACATGGTGGTGGCGCTTTCTCTGGAAAAGACCCTTCAAAAGTTGACCGTAGCGCAGCTTATGCTACAAGACATATTGCTAAAAACCTTGTTGCAGCAGGCGTTGCTGACGAAGTTTTGGTACAAGTTTCTTATGCTATTGGTGTGGCGGAACCTTGTGGACTATACATCAATACGTATGGAACATCAAAAGTTAACCTTCATGATGGAGAAATCGCAAATCGTGTATCAAAATTATTTGATTTGAGACCTTATGCGATTGAGCAAAATCTTAAACTGCGCAACCCAATTTATCAAGAAACAGCCGCCTATGGCCACATGGGACGTGAGCATTATATTGGCTCAAAAACATTCAAAAAATCCGATGGCAGTACAAAAACCATCGACAACTTAGAATTCTTCACTTGGGAAAAACTTGACCGAGTAGATGATATTAAAAAAGAATTCGGTTTAT
- a CDS encoding catalase has protein sequence MSSEKLTNAVGSPYYNHQDSQTVGPRGPVLLQDFILQENLAHFVRERIPERVVHAKGTGAYGKFTVTNDISQYTRAKLFSKLGNSCRMFARFSTVGGEKGSADTERDPRGFALKFYTEDGNWDLVGNNTPVFFIKDSKKFPDFIHTQKRQPKTNLKSATMMWDFWSLNPESLHQVMILMSDRGTPYGYRHMHGFGSHTFSMINANNERVWVKFHFKTKQGIKNFNQEDANKMKGENPDFAQEDLVKAIENGDFPKWTLYIQVMTDDEAKAFRWNPFDVTKIWPHSEFPLLEVGEMELNEIPINYFAHVEQAAFSPSNLVDGISFSPDKMLQGRLFSYPDAHRYRLGTNSHLLEVNRCPFAANNYQRDGRMADSSQYQDKPNYYPNSFDNIKPDPAYRSFEYDLDNTRISNFDRNENDDDHYTQPGLLYTKAMNDDDRSALVNNIVSSMRAIDGPMRATIINRQLCHFFRANIELGMKIAQSLNVNIDANMMTHAK, from the coding sequence ATGAGTTCGGAAAAGTTAACCAATGCTGTAGGTTCACCTTATTATAATCACCAAGATTCTCAAACAGTTGGGCCGCGAGGGCCTGTTTTATTGCAAGATTTTATTCTTCAGGAGAACTTGGCTCATTTCGTGCGGGAACGTATTCCCGAACGTGTCGTGCATGCGAAAGGCACGGGGGCCTATGGGAAATTCACGGTCACAAATGATATTAGCCAATATACCCGTGCGAAATTGTTTTCAAAACTTGGAAATTCATGCCGTATGTTTGCTCGTTTTTCGACGGTTGGAGGCGAGAAAGGAAGTGCAGATACCGAAAGGGATCCACGCGGATTCGCATTGAAATTTTATACAGAAGACGGGAATTGGGATTTGGTAGGTAATAATACGCCTGTTTTTTTTATAAAAGATTCAAAAAAATTTCCAGATTTTATTCATACTCAAAAGCGTCAACCCAAAACCAATCTGAAAAGCGCAACCATGATGTGGGATTTTTGGAGTCTTAATCCAGAGTCATTGCATCAAGTTATGATTTTGATGTCAGATCGTGGCACGCCTTATGGTTATCGACACATGCACGGTTTTGGATCACACACGTTTTCAATGATAAATGCAAATAATGAAAGGGTTTGGGTTAAGTTTCATTTTAAAACCAAACAAGGCATTAAAAATTTTAACCAAGAAGATGCCAACAAAATGAAAGGAGAAAATCCTGATTTTGCGCAAGAAGATTTGGTAAAAGCTATTGAGAATGGAGATTTTCCGAAATGGACACTATACATCCAAGTGATGACAGATGATGAAGCCAAAGCGTTTCGTTGGAATCCTTTTGACGTAACTAAAATTTGGCCACATTCAGAATTTCCCCTTTTGGAAGTCGGTGAGATGGAACTTAATGAAATTCCTATCAATTACTTTGCACATGTAGAACAAGCAGCTTTTTCACCGAGCAATTTAGTTGACGGAATTAGTTTTTCGCCAGATAAAATGTTGCAAGGCAGATTATTTTCTTATCCTGATGCACATCGTTATAGACTAGGCACTAACTCGCATCTTTTGGAGGTTAACAGATGTCCTTTTGCCGCTAACAATTATCAACGAGATGGCCGTATGGCGGATTCTAGCCAATATCAGGACAAACCCAATTATTACCCAAATAGTTTTGATAATATAAAACCAGATCCAGCATACAGAAGTTTTGAATATGATTTGGATAACACGCGTATTTCAAATTTTGATCGAAACGAAAATGATGACGACCATTACACGCAGCCAGGACTTTTATATACAAAAGCGATGAACGATGATGATCGCTCTGCTTTGGTTAATAATATTGTTTCTTCGATGCGTGCTATTGATGGGCCAATGCGTGCCACAATCATCAACCGTCAACTTTGTCATTTTTTCAGAGCAAATATTGAGTTGGGAATGAAAATCGCACAAAGCCTTAATGTTAATATTGACGCCAATATGATGACCCACGCAAAGTAG